The following coding sequences are from one Bacteroidales bacterium window:
- a CDS encoding sulfite exporter TauE/SafE family protein has translation MEFLRSILDSTQYSFVTALILGLMTAISPCPLATNISAIGFISRNIEDRRRVFISGLVYTLGRAISYTALAVILYFGASKMHVSMLFQGWGEKLLGPVLIVIGLFMLDVIKINLPALSNLTQKIGERGKGSYWSTLLLGIVFALAFCPYSGVLYFAMLIPITVASASGLYLPVVFAVATGLPVILFAWLLAYAVGNVGKLYNHIKIFELWFRRVVAVMFIGVGVYYIFVTI, from the coding sequence ATGGAATTTTTACGAAGCATACTTGATAGCACACAATACTCATTTGTAACAGCACTGATTCTGGGGCTGATGACAGCTATCAGCCCTTGCCCTTTGGCAACAAATATTTCGGCAATTGGATTTATTAGCCGCAATATTGAAGACCGAAGACGGGTATTTATCAGCGGTTTGGTTTACACCCTCGGGCGTGCCATTAGCTATACGGCATTAGCCGTAATTCTTTATTTTGGTGCAAGTAAAATGCACGTTTCGATGCTGTTTCAGGGTTGGGGTGAAAAATTACTCGGCCCAGTGCTAATTGTGATTGGGTTGTTTATGCTCGATGTTATCAAAATCAACCTTCCTGCCTTATCTAATCTTACTCAAAAAATTGGCGAGAGGGGCAAAGGAAGTTATTGGAGTACACTTTTACTAGGAATTGTCTTTGCTCTTGCGTTTTGTCCGTATAGCGGGGTGCTTTATTTTGCTATGCTTATCCCTATTACAGTTGCAAGCGCAAGCGGGTTATATCTCCCTGTTGTGTTTGCCGTTGCTACAGGTTTACCTGTTATTCTGTTCGCATGGTTATTGGCTTATGCTGTAGGTAATGTGGGTAAACTATATAATCATATAAAGATATTTGAACTCTGGTTTAGGCGTGTGGTTGCCGTGATGTTTATTGGTGTTGGGGTGTATTATATTTTTGTAACAATTTGA